GTCGAGCCCCACCTGCTTCGCGATCCCACTGACCCGCTCGAGCATCTCACCGACTTGGTCAGGTTGCATGCCTTTGTGTCCAGCAAGAAAGTCGAGCTCGCTGCCGTCAAAATCGACAGGAGTGTCCGGTGACAACTCGTAGCTGTGGTACTCGATCTCCACGGCGCGATCTTCGCCGGCACCGACGAACAGACCGCTCCCGGCCTCGAACTTGCGTTTGCCGATGTAGCACCACGGGCACGCGATGTCCGACCAGATGTCTACCTTGATGGGTTCACTCATGGTTGCGGTAACCGTGCCGGCCGATGGCGTATTCCCGATCTCAAAGCGCCGCATCGGGCGTGTCGACGGCCCCGCCGAACCGGCGGTTACGTGCCGCGTAGAGTTCGACGGCCTCCCAGAGCTGCTCCCGCGTGAAGTCGGGCCACAGCGTGTCGAGGAACACCATTTCGGCGTACGCGCTCTGCCAGAGCATGAAGTTGCTGGTGCGCTGCTCCCCCGAACTGCGCACGAACAGGTCGACATCCGGAAGTTCCGGCGCATACAGGTGCTTCTGAATCGTTTTCTCGGAGATCGCACCGGGCCGGATGCGGCCGGCCGCGACATCCGCAGCGATCGCACGCACCGCATCCGCAATCTCGGTTCGCCCGCCGTAGTTGACGCACATCGTGAGGGTGAGCACGGAATTGCGCGCGGTGAGCTGCTCGGCGAATTGCAATTCTTTGATGACGGATGCCCACAGTCGCGGCCTCCGGCCGGCCCAGCGCACGCGCACCCCCCACTCGTTCAGCTGATCCCGCCGACGATGCAGAACCTCTCGGTTGAACCCCATCAGAAAGCGGACTTCATCGGGAGAACGACGCCAGTTCTCCGTCGAGAAGGCATAGACGCTCAGGTGTTTGACGCCGAGTTGAATAGCTCCCGCGACCACGTCGAGCAGAGAGGCCTCACCGGCCCTGTGCCCCTCGATCCGCGCGAGGCCCCGTTTGTTCGCCCACCGTCCATTGCCGTCCATGACCAGTGCGACGTGATCCGGCACTGCGGATGCCGGCAGCTTCGGCGGGTAGAGACCCGTCCAGTCGACCGGCCGGAACGGCACAGCATCCTTGTGCGTGTATGGCTTCGGACTCACGCAGGGGCTCCCATCCGGTTCTCCCGCGCCACATGGGCGAGTGAACGCAAGCCGCGCTCCAGATGCCATTGCGTGTATGCGGCAACGACGCCGCTGGCCTTCGATCTGGTCGAGTCGTCTGCCGCGTCGACGACGTCCCATTCTCCGGCCAGCAGTGCGCCGAGAAGGGCGATGGTCGGCGCGTCCACGCGGGGCGCGCCGGTTGGAGCGCACTGGCCGCAGACCACCCCGCCGAGCTGCACCACGATGCTGTCGTGTGGGCCGGGCGTGCCGCAGCGCGAGCAGTCGATGAAGCTCGGCGCCCAGCCTGCTACGGACAAAGCGCGCAGAAGATAGGAATCCAGCGTCATCGTCGAGGCGTGCTCACGCCGGGCGAGCGAGCGCAACGCACCGACGAGCAGGATGTACTGCTGCACGGAACCCTCCGCCTCAGTCAGCCGGTCCGCCGCCTCCACCATCGCATTCGCCGCAGTGTAGCTCGGGTAGTCGTCCGCGATGAGCGCTCCGTACGACCCGAGAGACTCGGCCTGTGTGATGGTGTCGAGGCTCCTGCCCTCGTACAGTTGCACATCCGCGACCATGAACGGCTCGAGACGCGCGCCGAACTTCGACGCGGTGCGGCGCACGCCCTTGGCGACCGCCCGCACCTTGCCGTGCCGCCGGGTCAACAGGGTGACGATGCGGTCGGCCTCACCCAGCTTGTGCGTTCGCAGCACGACGGCTTCATCACGATAGACAGGCACCGGGCAATTATCCCGCGTGCAGCACGTGATTCGGCCGAGAGCGCGACGGCCTGCACGAATGCGCAGCCCTGCACGAACGGATCAGGCTTTCACCAATGCCCCGTCTGCCGCATGGGAACGCACCGCACGGTTGACCGCAGAGATGATCGCCTTGAACGATGCGGATGACGTGTCCGCATCGATGCCGACGCCCCACAGCCGCTGGTCGCCGACCTGCAACTCGACATAGGCGGCCGCCTGCGCGTCGCCACCCTGCGACAGCGTGTGCTGCACGTAATCGTACAGCTCGATCTCGAACCCTTTGTCTGCGAGGATCTGCAGGAACGCGTTAATCGGGCCGTTGCCGATTGCCTCAGCGTGTTCGATGATGTCTGCGTGCCGCAGCTGTATGGACAACGACACCATTCCGGATGCGTCGCTCGATGTCGATGCGCCGGTCACCTCGAAACGCCCCCACTTTTCGTCGACTTTGTGGTCGGCTGCCGGCAGATACTCGTCCTGGAAGATCTCCCAGATCTGCTGGCTCGTGAGTTCGCCACCGTCCTCATCGGTCTTGGCCTGCACGACGGAAGAGAATTCGATTTGCAGTCGGCGCGGCAGGTCAAGGGCGTGATCGTTCTTCAGCAGGTAGGCGACGCCACCCTTGCCGGACTGCGAGTTCACCCGGATCACCGCTTCGTAGCTGCGCCCGAGGTCTTTCGGGTCGACGGGCAGGTATGGCACAGCCCAGAGCAGTTCGTTCACGTCTTTGCCCTGCTCGGCGGCATCGGCCGCCATGGCCTCGAACCCCTTCTTGATCGCGTCTTGGTGCGATCCGCTGAAAGCAGTGAACACGAGGTCTCCTGCCCACGGGCTGCGCTCATGCACTGGCAGCTGGTTGCAGTATTCCGCGGTGCGCTTGACGTGGTCGATATCTGAGAAATCGATTTGCGGGTCGATGCCCTGCGTGAACAGGTTGATCCCAAGCGCCACCAGGTCGACGTTGCCGGTGCGCTCTCCGTTACCGAACAGGCAGCCTTCGATCCTGTCGGCGCCTGCGAGATAGCCCAGCTCGGCAGCAGCAATCGCTGTGCCGCGATCATTGTGCGGATGCAGCGACAGGATGACGTTCTCGCGGTGGTTCAGGTGCCGCGACATCCACTCGATCGAGTCGGCGTAAATGTTCGGGCTGGCCATCTCCACTGTCGAGGGCAGGTTGATGATGACCTTGCGTTCCGGGGTCGGTTCGAAGATCTCGAGAACTTGGTTGCAGATGTCGGCAGCGAATTCCAACTCGGTGCCGGTGTAACTCTCCGGCGAATACTCGTAGTAGACAGTCGTTCCGGGAACGATTGCCTCCATCTCCCGGCAGATGCGCGCGCCGTGCAGAGCGATGTCGACGATGCCCTGCTTGTCCGTACGGAAAACGACATCACGCTGAAGAACGCTCGTCGAGTTGTACAGGTGCACGATGGCCTGCTTCGCGCCCGCGATCGACTCATAAGTGCGTTTGATCAGATGATCGCGCGCCTGCGTGAGCACCTGGATAGTCACGTCATCCGGAATCGAATTCGTCTCGATGAGGCTGCGCACGAAGTCGAAGTCGGTCTGCGATGCGCTCGGAAATCCGACCTCGATCTCCTTGTAACCCATCGAGACCAGCAGGTCGAACATGATCCGCTTGCGTTCTGGACTCATCGGGTCGATCAGAGCCTGGTTGCCGTCGCGCAGGTCGACGGCGCACCAGCGCGGCGCAACCGTGATGCGGTTGTCCGGCCAGGTGCGATCGGGCAGATTGACGGTGATCTGCTCGTGGTACGGCCGATACTTATGAATCGGCATGGCGCTCGGCGCCTGAGTGTTCTTCATGGTGTTCGAATCTCCTCGTGAATGCTGCTGTCGTTTGGGCCGCTGTCTAACAGGCCACCGTTTGATAGGCCACCGTTTGACAGGCCACTGTTTAACAGGCCACGACCGAACTCCGCGACGAGGGAGGCCTGGAGGTTAGGACCCGTCGCGGCAGCTAAGGAGGAGCACACCGTGGAACACAGTTCGACAATAACACCATGTGCAGGTGTGCGCATACCACCGGCCGTGACTACCTACGAGCGCAGCAGGCGCGCGGCCTGACGGACACTGAGCCCGGGAAGATAGGAGCGAACGAGTGCGAGTCCGATTCGCGGCAGGGCGATCGGGTCTGGATACGCCATTAGAAGCGGGCGCAGTTGCGGATGGAACTTCCTCTTGAAGCGCAGCAGGGAGCGGAACCCATAGACGGGCTCCAGAGCGCCGCTCAGCGTGCCGAGAAAACGATCGGTTGCGCCTCCCGTGCCGTCTGCCGGCGAGAGCGAGTGCGCAAGTGGTGCGGCAGACAGACTCATAAACGTTGTGCCGTGCTCGCGCATCCGCTCAGCGGCCTGAGCGATCAGGAACTCCATGACCCCGTTCATTCCGCCTGAGCGACGTCGCATGAAGTCCAGGGTCCAGCCGACAATCTCCCCGGACCGGAATGACGGCAGCCAACTGGTAACGCCCTGCACGATGCCTTCTTCGTCGATGGCGAGCATCAGAGCGACATCCTGGTCGCGCAACTCGTCAAGCCCACCGAGAGTGAAGCCCATCTCGGGCAGTTGTTTCTCGGCGATCCATTCCTCGGAAATTTCTGCGAGTTGCGTGGAAACGCCCAGCGGCAACTGCGCGTAGTGCGTCCATTCAGCGCGCAAACCCGCGCGTGAAGCACGGTTGATCGAGGTGCGGATGTCTTGCATGCTCTTGCCTGTCGTGCTCCACTCCGCAGGGATCACCACTGCTTCTTCGGCAACGACGAGAGTGCCCCATCCCATTGAGCGGAAAATCGGCTGCAGCTCTGCATCGACGCTGTAGAACACGGGAACCCAGCCGTTGTCGTCACAGAAGCGTGCGAACCTGCCTATGAGTTCAGCATCCGGCTGTGTCGTTCCGAATGGGCCACCGGTCGTCACGGCGATCCCGCCGCGCACGCGGTATGCCACGGCACCGGCGCCGGCCGGATCGAACCAGTACGAGTTGCCGGCCCAGGTCGTCATGAATGAGAGCGCGTCGCCGCCGGCCGATGCCAACAGGCTGCGTGCGCGCACTGCATCACCGCCGCGCGCGCCCTGTGCGCGACCCACCAACGGCCCGATCGACGCGAGGAAGATCACCAGCCACAAGGCCGGCCCGACGCCGTGATACGCGAGCCAACCGGCCGGTGTTGTGGGAAGGAAATTGGGAACCTCTCGATGCAGGAAGGCCACGGGGAGGAAGCGCTCTACGACATCGGCCAACAGATCGAAAAGCGTGAGCGGTCGACTGAAGCCGGTGTTCCGCAGTGACCAGCCGGCGCCGACATAGATGGCTGCCAGTGCGACGGCGCCACCGGCTACGGTCACGAGATACCGAGCAATGCTGCGACGTGAAGGAAGCACGGTGAAGTTGCGCCGAAATACCACGAGCAATACGGCGATGGCGGCAGGAATCGCTACAGTGGCGGTCAGAGACAGCGTCAAGCCCCAATAGTGCGCGTTGAGGCTGGGCACCACGTATGGCAACCCGGAGCGGGGCAGGAATCCAAAATAGTAGGCGGCAAGGAGCGCCTCGCCACCGTTCATCGCAATTCCGAGCCAGACGGCGAATCGGCGCCCCAGCAAGAGACCGAACGCAACCAGCAACAGCGTGAGCAGGGGCAAGATGGAAAGGATGACGGGGCCCGCGCCGGTGATCCGCTCCAGAGTGATGTTGTGAACGCACACACTGCTGACGGCTAATGCCCTGCAGTCGTCGAGCGGGGACTCCGTGCCGGATCCTCCACTGTTCATCAGCAGCGCGACGGGCGCAAGCAGCCCGAGCCGAGAACGCGTGAACAAGGCAATCGCCGGCCCGACGGCTGTCACCGCGACGACGGACGCCATCAGCACCCGGACCTCGTGGTGCGAACTGCGCACCCAGCCGCGCACTCGGGCCGGCGGGCGAAGCAGCAAGCCGAGTCCCCAGCCGGCAGCGACAGCGAATGCGCGATAGAGGTCGGCCGGTTGCCCGGAATAGAACACGAGCATCAGGGCAACGACAACCGTCAGGACTCGGATGCGTCGACGAACCAGGGCTGTCGTGAACGCACTGGATG
The Rathayibacter sp. SW19 DNA segment above includes these coding regions:
- a CDS encoding isoprenyl transferase yields the protein MSPKPYTHKDAVPFRPVDWTGLYPPKLPASAVPDHVALVMDGNGRWANKRGLARIEGHRAGEASLLDVVAGAIQLGVKHLSVYAFSTENWRRSPDEVRFLMGFNREVLHRRRDQLNEWGVRVRWAGRRPRLWASVIKELQFAEQLTARNSVLTLTMCVNYGGRTEIADAVRAIAADVAAGRIRPGAISEKTIQKHLYAPELPDVDLFVRSSGEQRTSNFMLWQSAYAEMVFLDTLWPDFTREQLWEAVELYAARNRRFGGAVDTPDAAL
- the recO gene encoding DNA repair protein RecO, whose translation is MPVYRDEAVVLRTHKLGEADRIVTLLTRRHGKVRAVAKGVRRTASKFGARLEPFMVADVQLYEGRSLDTITQAESLGSYGALIADDYPSYTAANAMVEAADRLTEAEGSVQQYILLVGALRSLARREHASTMTLDSYLLRALSVAGWAPSFIDCSRCGTPGPHDSIVVQLGGVVCGQCAPTGAPRVDAPTIALLGALLAGEWDVVDAADDSTRSKASGVVAAYTQWHLERGLRSLAHVARENRMGAPA
- the leuA gene encoding 2-isopropylmalate synthase codes for the protein MKNTQAPSAMPIHKYRPYHEQITVNLPDRTWPDNRITVAPRWCAVDLRDGNQALIDPMSPERKRIMFDLLVSMGYKEIEVGFPSASQTDFDFVRSLIETNSIPDDVTIQVLTQARDHLIKRTYESIAGAKQAIVHLYNSTSVLQRDVVFRTDKQGIVDIALHGARICREMEAIVPGTTVYYEYSPESYTGTELEFAADICNQVLEIFEPTPERKVIINLPSTVEMASPNIYADSIEWMSRHLNHRENVILSLHPHNDRGTAIAAAELGYLAGADRIEGCLFGNGERTGNVDLVALGINLFTQGIDPQIDFSDIDHVKRTAEYCNQLPVHERSPWAGDLVFTAFSGSHQDAIKKGFEAMAADAAEQGKDVNELLWAVPYLPVDPKDLGRSYEAVIRVNSQSGKGGVAYLLKNDHALDLPRRLQIEFSSVVQAKTDEDGGELTSQQIWEIFQDEYLPAADHKVDEKWGRFEVTGASTSSDASGMVSLSIQLRHADIIEHAEAIGNGPINAFLQILADKGFEIELYDYVQHTLSQGGDAQAAAYVELQVGDQRLWGVGIDADTSSASFKAIISAVNRAVRSHAADGALVKA
- a CDS encoding bifunctional lysylphosphatidylglycerol flippase/synthetase MprF, whose protein sequence is MTDAAPASAETARIARFGRFLLRRVTGEPFTLAVALLLLATALATGSIFGRAPGAIRALATGYLPLGLWGHWWSPITAVFLSRGIVDLVVVIVLAILLIGLAERAMGTWRTVLAFVVTAFAGTVVGVFAQVLTSSGDAFWQHGVRTLLTVDPTVAIAGTLMASSAFTTALVRRRIRVLTVVVALMLVFYSGQPADLYRAFAVAAGWGLGLLLRPPARVRGWVRSSHHEVRVLMASVVAVTAVGPAIALFTRSRLGLLAPVALLMNSGGSGTESPLDDCRALAVSSVCVHNITLERITGAGPVILSILPLLTLLLVAFGLLLGRRFAVWLGIAMNGGEALLAAYYFGFLPRSGLPYVVPSLNAHYWGLTLSLTATVAIPAAIAVLLVVFRRNFTVLPSRRSIARYLVTVAGGAVALAAIYVGAGWSLRNTGFSRPLTLFDLLADVVERFLPVAFLHREVPNFLPTTPAGWLAYHGVGPALWLVIFLASIGPLVGRAQGARGGDAVRARSLLASAGGDALSFMTTWAGNSYWFDPAGAGAVAYRVRGGIAVTTGGPFGTTQPDAELIGRFARFCDDNGWVPVFYSVDAELQPIFRSMGWGTLVVAEEAVVIPAEWSTTGKSMQDIRTSINRASRAGLRAEWTHYAQLPLGVSTQLAEISEEWIAEKQLPEMGFTLGGLDELRDQDVALMLAIDEEGIVQGVTSWLPSFRSGEIVGWTLDFMRRRSGGMNGVMEFLIAQAAERMREHGTTFMSLSAAPLAHSLSPADGTGGATDRFLGTLSGALEPVYGFRSLLRFKRKFHPQLRPLLMAYPDPIALPRIGLALVRSYLPGLSVRQAARLLRS